The segment AAACTTATTGATAAAGCCGGAAGAGCTGTGGAAGGAATTGGATTCAGCGATGAAGAACCTATTAAAGCTGAGGAAAACGCAATAGAAAATGCTATTCATATATACGAAAATTATTCTGACATCACTGTAGAATCTAATCTTTTATACTTAGATCAAGTTCAGATTATTATTTCTACTAATGTAACTAAAAATGACAAATATGCAAAAAATGTATTAACAGTTATTAAGCCAAGTGATGATACAGAAATTATAGATATATTAAAAACTGCATTATTAGATGGATTAGAAAAAGGATTAAGCCTATTATAAAAAGCGACTGCGATTAGCAGTCTTTTTTTATACATCAAATTAGACCAACTGGTCTTTTTTTAATTATAAAATATGGAAAATAAAACAATAAAATAAAATATAATTAAAATAATATCCACATAATAGTCTTATTTTTTTATTACAGGTATCCAAATCTCTTCTACAGCTTCAGGGTTATCTGGTGAATAATCCGCAGGCATAATTTCAAACTGCTCTCTTCTGTCTAAAGTATATTCAGAATTAGGAAGCCAGTTATTAAAAATAAGATTATGGGTTTTCATACTAGCAGCGCCCCTATGAATAAAAACTGCATATAATCCTCCCTGCATTTCTAAAATATCAAAATTATCAGGAACTAATAAAAAATCTTCTATTTCTACCGCGGCCCATTTCTCAAATTCAGTATCAGCATTAAAAAAATCAGTATTAAAAATTTGAATCGAAAAAAGACCAGACGAAATCTGGTTAGGAATCAGATGTTTTGATTTCATGAAATTCGGCCAAAGTTCATTGATAACGGAATTATTTGCTTTCATAGAAGCCCTTCTTTTTAATCCCGCTATTTTTTTGGGGGGAATTATAACTATTCTTGGTTCCAAAAATATCACCTCATAAATTCATCATAA is part of the Sebaldella sp. S0638 genome and harbors:
- a CDS encoding GyrI-like domain-containing protein, translated to MEPRIVIIPPKKIAGLKRRASMKANNSVINELWPNFMKSKHLIPNQISSGLFSIQIFNTDFFNADTEFEKWAAVEIEDFLLVPDNFDILEMQGGLYAVFIHRGAASMKTHNLIFNNWLPNSEYTLDRREQFEIMPADYSPDNPEAVEEIWIPVIKK